Proteins encoded by one window of Chondromyces crocatus:
- a CDS encoding type VI secretion system Vgr family protein, with amino-acid sequence MSTLEITLASGSRDLTVRRFAVQQAVSSPFTVSLWIRSRDHSLDLAGIVGEPATFRLEAGYAHVAGGGARSWSGIVSFIEQVGALQATDGDEGISSYYLRIVPRVWLLNQRAGNRIYQHLSIPDIIDSLLGEWNITASWRIDRGTYPKLNYKVQYNETDYDFMCRLLEEAGIAFTFTGGKDDPSVLTFGDRIQANEKRSGVIPYSEEPNESAEQEFATEVRLSREVKPGGYVTRDYNPRNPDFALFGDAPPAEGPEARYEQYHYDAGAFLAETGRPDATPVADDKGLARHDPKLGKELATRGLEGERVGIRELSFRSNTFDVGPGTVLSISHHPHPEIGEGRGLLVLESTIEGSDTGNFEMTSRAVFADAPYRPLRRTPKPIIRGLQSATVVGPSGEEIHTDEFGRVRVQFPWDREGKNDDNSSCWVRVSQSWGGMGWGTSVIPRIGQEVLVAFLEGDPDHPIIVGRVYNAAQQVPYKLPQDKTRSTWKSDSSMGSNGFNEIMFEDLKGQELVWQQAQKNRDRLVINDEFSTIVHDRQKLVKNDEKETTSNNRQSWVGKDKDIVTKKDKHETVERDVHLEVKGNRAERIDGEQSLVVKKTRQEQVQGSAALAVGGDIHHLAGKEWVGESSDSTIRGPGGFIRLDGGGITIRGTMVWINERGEPGSGVGSKPQLPEGPEKRKKEEEEESEESPAAPAGEAEDSDY; translated from the coding sequence GTGTCCACCCTCGAGATCACCCTCGCCTCTGGCTCACGGGACCTCACCGTGCGGCGCTTCGCCGTGCAGCAGGCGGTCTCCTCACCGTTCACGGTCTCGCTCTGGATCCGGTCTCGCGACCACAGCCTCGACCTCGCCGGCATCGTCGGAGAGCCCGCGACCTTCCGCCTCGAAGCCGGCTACGCGCACGTGGCCGGAGGTGGTGCCCGCTCATGGTCCGGCATCGTCTCGTTCATCGAGCAGGTGGGCGCGCTGCAAGCGACGGATGGAGACGAAGGCATCTCCAGCTACTACCTGCGCATCGTGCCGCGCGTGTGGCTCCTGAACCAGCGCGCCGGCAACCGCATCTACCAGCACCTCTCCATCCCCGACATCATCGACAGCTTGCTCGGCGAGTGGAACATCACCGCGAGCTGGCGCATCGATCGCGGCACCTACCCGAAGCTCAACTACAAGGTCCAGTACAACGAGACCGACTACGACTTCATGTGCCGCCTGCTCGAAGAGGCCGGCATCGCCTTCACGTTCACCGGTGGCAAGGATGACCCGTCGGTGCTCACCTTCGGTGACCGCATCCAGGCGAACGAGAAGCGCAGCGGCGTCATCCCGTACTCCGAGGAGCCGAACGAGTCCGCCGAGCAGGAGTTCGCGACGGAAGTCCGCCTGAGCCGCGAAGTGAAGCCTGGCGGCTATGTCACCCGCGACTACAACCCGCGCAACCCGGACTTCGCCCTCTTCGGCGACGCTCCGCCTGCCGAGGGCCCCGAGGCGCGCTACGAGCAGTACCACTACGACGCTGGAGCCTTCCTCGCCGAGACGGGGCGTCCCGACGCGACACCCGTCGCCGACGACAAGGGCCTCGCGCGGCACGATCCGAAGCTCGGCAAGGAGCTCGCCACCCGCGGCCTCGAAGGCGAGCGCGTCGGCATCCGTGAGCTGAGCTTCCGCTCGAATACGTTCGATGTCGGCCCTGGGACGGTGCTCTCGATCAGCCACCACCCGCACCCGGAGATCGGCGAAGGGCGTGGCTTGCTGGTCCTGGAGAGCACCATCGAGGGCTCCGACACCGGCAACTTCGAGATGACCTCCCGCGCCGTCTTCGCCGACGCCCCTTACCGCCCCCTGCGCCGCACGCCGAAGCCCATCATCCGCGGCCTACAGAGCGCCACCGTCGTCGGCCCCTCGGGCGAAGAGATCCACACCGACGAGTTCGGTCGCGTCCGCGTGCAGTTCCCCTGGGATCGCGAGGGCAAGAACGACGACAACAGCTCCTGCTGGGTCCGCGTCAGCCAGAGCTGGGGCGGCATGGGCTGGGGCACCTCGGTCATCCCGCGCATCGGCCAGGAGGTGCTCGTCGCCTTCCTGGAGGGCGATCCCGACCACCCGATCATCGTCGGTCGCGTTTACAACGCCGCCCAGCAGGTTCCCTACAAGCTGCCGCAGGACAAGACCCGCAGCACCTGGAAGAGCGACTCGTCCATGGGCTCGAACGGCTTCAACGAGATCATGTTCGAGGACCTCAAGGGCCAGGAGCTGGTCTGGCAGCAAGCCCAGAAGAACCGCGACCGCCTCGTCATCAACGATGAGTTCTCCACCATCGTTCACGACCGCCAGAAGCTCGTGAAGAACGACGAGAAGGAGACCACCAGCAACAACCGCCAGAGCTGGGTCGGCAAGGACAAGGACATCGTCACCAAGAAGGACAAGCACGAGACCGTCGAGCGCGACGTGCACCTGGAGGTGAAGGGCAACCGCGCCGAGCGCATCGACGGCGAGCAGAGCCTCGTCGTGAAGAAGACTCGTCAGGAGCAGGTGCAAGGCAGCGCGGCCCTCGCGGTTGGCGGCGACATCCATCACCTCGCCGGTAAAGAGTGGGTCGGCGAGAGTTCCGACTCAACCATCCGCGGCCCTGGCGGCTTCATCCGCCTCGACGGCGGCGGCATCACCATCCGCGGGACGATGGTGTGGATCAACGAGCGCGGCGAGCCTGGCAGCGGCGTCGGGAGCAAGCCCCAGCTACCGGAAGGCCCCGAGAAGCGTAAGAAGGAAGAAGAGGAAGAGTCCGAGGAATCACCGGCCGCGCCGGCGGGTGAAGCAGAAGACTCGGACTACTGA
- a CDS encoding DUF5675 family protein encodes MATAESAQGALDAVKAQSDPQCTSDKQQCPKKVVILITVTRKYNYHDLGTPGDFDARLKGESKAKITGSTTEQPPGRRDLKSGNGEKEYPVPAGTYVGRVKSGSKRNRNVPGHKGKAVELLDVPNFSDILIHTGNYPSHSEGCIILAGSNAEGDQNIESSVPKVKELMDWIAEVNDEYGEENVSIEVVVKDPPAGAQPPALPKK; translated from the coding sequence ATGGCGACGGCCGAGTCAGCGCAGGGAGCGCTCGACGCCGTGAAGGCGCAGTCCGACCCTCAGTGCACGTCGGACAAGCAGCAGTGCCCCAAGAAGGTCGTCATCCTCATCACCGTCACGCGAAAGTACAACTACCACGACCTGGGGACGCCCGGCGATTTCGACGCCCGCCTGAAGGGGGAGTCGAAAGCGAAGATCACCGGCTCGACCACGGAGCAGCCCCCCGGGAGACGGGACCTCAAGTCCGGCAACGGCGAGAAAGAGTACCCCGTTCCGGCGGGCACCTACGTCGGGCGCGTGAAGTCGGGAAGCAAGCGGAACCGCAACGTCCCCGGTCACAAGGGGAAGGCCGTGGAGCTGCTCGACGTCCCCAACTTCTCGGACATCCTGATCCACACCGGCAACTACCCGAGCCACTCGGAGGGCTGCATCATCCTCGCCGGCTCCAACGCCGAAGGCGACCAGAACATCGAGTCCAGCGTGCCCAAGGTGAAGGAGCTGATGGACTGGATCGCCGAGGTCAATGACGAATACGGTGAGGAGAACGTCTCGATCGAGGTCGTCGTGAAGGACCCTCCCGCGGGCGCTCAGCCTCCCGCACTGCCCAAGAAGTGA
- a CDS encoding DUF4123 domain-containing protein yields the protein MNPPRLIVEVRWGKLAGTKTALASGDALTVGRTDLADLIVGHDSEMSGAHFELAWRDGVCSVRDLESISGTRLGGESVTEAEVPHGSWIQAGATDFMVYVEGNSKPPRKVLSEQERAREEVRLDAAHRALATLRQKAAEAPLYAVVDGARDTRILGILREHVERLQSLYDGLKGEVMEEIAPYLVGPMQPDSQLLDRLVLEGWGKRWGIWCTSDEPFVEVRRHWRRFLMVDLEESGERVYFRFYDPGVLRVFWGTCDQAQLSSLSADLTAIFVEAKDHAFVSLPLVLAGRHDA from the coding sequence GTGAATCCCCCCCGGCTGATCGTGGAGGTCCGCTGGGGAAAGCTGGCCGGGACCAAGACGGCGCTCGCTTCCGGCGACGCGCTGACGGTCGGTCGGACCGATCTCGCGGATCTCATCGTCGGCCACGACAGCGAGATGTCGGGCGCGCATTTCGAGCTGGCCTGGCGTGACGGCGTCTGCTCGGTGCGCGATCTGGAGAGCATCTCCGGGACCCGGCTCGGTGGCGAGAGCGTCACCGAGGCCGAGGTTCCGCACGGCTCGTGGATCCAGGCCGGCGCGACCGACTTCATGGTCTACGTCGAGGGCAACTCGAAGCCCCCGCGCAAGGTCCTGAGCGAGCAGGAGCGCGCCCGCGAGGAGGTCCGCCTGGACGCCGCGCACCGTGCCCTCGCGACCCTCCGCCAGAAGGCCGCCGAGGCGCCCCTCTATGCCGTGGTCGACGGCGCCCGCGACACCCGGATCCTGGGCATCCTCCGCGAGCACGTGGAGCGCCTCCAGTCGCTCTACGACGGGCTGAAGGGCGAGGTCATGGAGGAGATCGCGCCTTACCTGGTCGGCCCCATGCAGCCCGACTCGCAGCTCCTCGACCGCCTCGTCCTGGAGGGCTGGGGCAAGCGCTGGGGCATCTGGTGCACGAGCGACGAGCCCTTCGTCGAGGTGCGCCGGCACTGGCGCAGGTTCCTGATGGTCGACCTCGAAGAGTCCGGCGAGCGCGTCTACTTCCGTTTCTACGATCCCGGCGTGCTGCGGGTGTTCTGGGGGACGTGCGATCAGGCCCAGCTCAGCTCCCTGTCCGCGGACCTCACCGCCATCTTCGTCGAAGCGAAGGATCACGCCTTCGTCTCCCTCCCGCTCGTGCTCGCAGGCCGGCACGATGCATAG
- a CDS encoding PAAR domain-containing protein, translating into MPPAARITDRHVCPLHPPNVDATGEGTVIVGFQRQARVTDLEACGASIVKGEPTVIIGYQDAARKGDPTSHGGVIASGCPTVIIGSNPTSLKTDKPFCEDCERKAAEQAAREKSGRDA; encoded by the coding sequence ATGCCTCCCGCAGCGAGAATCACAGACAGGCACGTGTGCCCGCTCCACCCGCCGAACGTCGACGCGACCGGCGAGGGGACGGTGATCGTCGGCTTCCAACGCCAGGCCCGGGTCACCGACCTGGAGGCTTGCGGGGCCTCGATCGTCAAGGGTGAGCCGACGGTGATCATCGGCTACCAGGACGCAGCCCGGAAGGGCGACCCCACGTCGCACGGCGGGGTCATCGCTTCGGGCTGCCCGACGGTGATCATCGGCTCCAACCCGACCTCGCTGAAGACGGACAAACCGTTCTGCGAGGACTGCGAGCGCAAGGCCGCCGAGCAGGCCGCCCGCGAGAAATCGGGGAGGGACGCGTGA